DNA sequence from the Scophthalmus maximus strain ysfricsl-2021 chromosome 1, ASM2237912v1, whole genome shotgun sequence genome:
AACGTCGTTTTTCAGCCAGAACTTACTTGGGATGTTGTCGGCAAATTTACTCTTTCCAAATGTAAACACTGCACCCgattctgtgaaaaaaagaagaagaaaagacaacaaggTGAATAGGAAAATTTTTCTCGGGTTCCGACTAATGATTAATTAACTATTGATCTATCAATCaattcatcacatttccataaaacatcagaaaattgtgaaaaaatgttcaTTACCATCGGAGATCCCAAGTTGACACattgaaatatcttttttattccGATGAACAGTCCAAAATAAATAGTCAACTATTTAGGCGTTGGcagttttgctaaaaaaaattactttaaacAATACAATTGTTGCGAATAAATCTTTTCAGTTAATTGACTGACTAATCGATTCAGAGCTCAAATCATTTGTTAAACgcaaaatgacaaatatctGGGAAGTCCTTCGCAAAGGCAGATAGGGATCTTATAGATGTTTTCTTTTAGAGCTTCTAAAGCTAATGTTATGGTAAAATACTTAATCGTATGCTTTGTGATATgagagaataaaacacaaacacaacattatcTCTTCATATTATTAGAATCAGTATTACAGTAACATGGGGTTTTAAAGAAGAcgtattaatatttaatcacaGAGCACGTTTCAAATGGAACTTTTTAAGAACTTCACGATGGAGGACGAGGGACAGGAATAAACATAGAGAGCAAGTATACAACATAACGTTCAACCCCGTGGTGAGGTATTAAAAAATTTAGTACATAGACAATATGCAGATTCAAGTGGAGAAAGTGAATTGTTTTTCGGTTAGCCAGCCAAAGCTAAAGCAGAAGCTAACAAGAACCACCTGGACCGTCAACTAGCTGAGTGACGGCGGCGAAGTAACGTTTCGCATTGTACGCGGTTAGTTCGGAGCCTGGAGGAGTCTCGGGTAATGAGGCGAGTGTTGTTTCCGACCTGGTATCTCGTCCTCGGTCTCCCCCGCCATCTCTGCTCCACTTTAATCCGCTTTGCGTGCGGGTGCCCCTTCTTGCTTGTTTTCGACTCGGACAACCCGGATATAAACAAAACGTCTCCTAGGTGACGACGCTGCTGGCAACGTGACCCTTAAAGAGACAAATGCCTGTTttcatgatttatgatttgAAGGATTCAgctgtttgcactttttttgccTACTGCTGATTTTACAGTCTTCCCTCCACTACATACACACGCATATTAAAAAGGAACTCCTGGAACCGGAGTGGAGTcgttttcatattttacattccCTGTTATTTTCATTAGATCCGCGTCTAAACCTTGATCTGTCTCATTTGAGGTTGAGAGCTCATTCAGGAAAGATGTTTCACAGAGTTGATCtaatcaaaatcaccaaagacGACGATGCAGTGGAAAGCGCAAGGCATTGAATGTCTGCCCACTACGCATGTCACTACAGGCGTTGTCAGGgacaacaaactttttttttttagacacagGAATGTCAAacctcactcatttatgaatttattgacatcaaaccacctctcatttgtctgggacatcctctcacaactttcacagctggTAGTTTTTTTGAAAGGCCTTAGCAAAATTCATGAAAGCTGtgaccttgaaatatgcatatcaAACCAAAATGCTCATTGATAAGGATGCAcagggatttgctaaggcctttttcaccAAACTAACAactgtgaaagttgtgagaggatgtctCAGATCTCTCTGATATTTGAATAAACAGCAGCACCGCtgaattatcatcattattattattattattattattattattattattattattattagtagtagtagtagtagtagtagtagtagtagtattatagTAGTAGTAATACAAGTAAACGGAACCTTTGAAACGCGCTAATGTTTGACATCGGCGTTGAAATATGTAACAGTCAACAAGACGCGGTGCGGAAGCTGCATCTCTACTGGCAGATATCGGTAGgcttcaaatgttgttttacttgtttaaatattttatcagTTCTCTGGAAGTGTCATGAGATGCTGTGGCAAACATAATAACTGAACAACATTTCATAATTATGCCTTGAATTAGCCATTGGCTTCATGACTAACAGTTGGCATTTTTAGCAAAACATTTCACGCGTCGTGTGTGTTCGCGTCGTGGGCGCCGAATCAATCCCAGAAGCATGTTTGATCATAAGCAAGGAAACTTTAAAAGTCATAGATTTGGTGTGATTTTTTGTAAATCTGTactaaaaaaatacatgaggCATATGAGCTTGTTCAGTactgcttctgtttttgttcctttcacTACAGCTACTTCTATAAGTAGCCTTACTTTGGGAATGAAATTACAATCTAAAATGTGCACTGGGTTGTTGTTGGCCGAATTTAATAGTATCTGCTTGAAATAATATCTCTTACGAAAAGAGATGGGGATTTTAAATTCAGAGATTTATGAGTGGAGTTTGGCTGGACGCTCTCAGCGTGTCAGGACCACACCTCCCCCTGATAACTTCTAACCACTGGCATTCCTGTCTGGCTGTATGGCCGTATATTGAAGTCATAAAGTTActgatttgggatttttttgcGATTTTCCAAATTGGCGTGACTCAGCCGCTGTGTTTCAAACGCCAACTGACGAGAAATACCCACTTTCTTTCCCAGAAAATAGCTCCATTACAGATCAGCAGAGAGGATCCGGTAAACCCGCAGGAGCTGCCTCCGCGGGCTCCCCAAGCCAAGGGGGTGATTATGCGGCAAGGAGGGCGTCTGTAACGTGGCTTTAACAGATCTCAGTCCAGGCTTTGAGGGCTGCATTCCTCGGAGGTGAGCGATTAAACACGTttgataaaaaaggaaaattacacTGTGTTCTGGGTGTAGGCGTTCACGGACATCCACTTCCAAACCCCATCTCAAAACATGCAGTTTGTAATGAGCCTTTACCAGCTTTTAACCCGTTCTGAACTATCACAAGTGAAGCCGACAACgattttcattatcaaaacaatctgcagatttttttctcaactaAGCAATGAGTCGCTTTGTCTATTAAAACGTGacagttttcctgtttttgacCCACCGACAGGCCAAAAGATATAAGGATTAGCATAAgtttatagaccaaacaatgaATCAGTTAATTCAGAACATAAGAAGCACGATTACTCAATAATGAAAGTGactgttagttgcagccctgattaACAGATGAAAGTTTTGTAACTTTCTCCGGTTTTACAAGGATACAAATCATTTgaagctctgtgattggttgtttcTAACTGAGCTGCACCTTCGGATTTGTAGTTAACTTCTCCCCATGAGTTTTTATATCGACGCAGCTGTTCATCTTTTCTTGTCCATTAGAGACTTGACAGTCTTCATCTGTCAATGTCCTAACAGTGTGATTCGGACCTCCCTTTCCTGTTAAGTGTGTATTCATTTCATATAGCCGTGATGGAATTGAGCGGAGCCCCCGCCGATGTGCTCCTCCAGCGTCCCTGGCTTCCCGTGAGCATCAGTGGCTTCCAGCTCCTCGCTAAGATCTGGTTCGGAGACTCGGCGTACCACATCTTGCTGACTGACATGACcagtgtgtgggaggagaggatgaactCTGATGCCATCCAGAGACGATcacaggtaaaaacaaaacagagcagagggTTGACTTTTAACCATTAGGGCCGCAACAAGTTCTTAAACCTGCAGTCATTATTTCAAATCCTCTTTAGAGGACCATCTGTTAAAAAAGGTGGGGATATATCTTGCAAATGTTGGGATATTTATGAAAGTACAGATGCAGGAAAAGCTGTATAATGAAAGATTTTTGAAAGAACTGTaggttaaatgtttttctctgacaaatgaaaatggGTTTTTTGGCACCAGGATCTGAACAGGCGTTTGCGAGCTCCAGTCAAGGCGTTCTTCTCCCACCTTTGTGAGGTAGTTCGACCCCGTCTGTCAGGAAGCGGTGAGGGAGCTGACGGTGAGGCTCAGATCTCCCTGACACGAAAGGAAGACGGCAACATTGGCATGAAGCTGAAGAGCGAGCTGGCCGGGCTGCCCTTCTACTGGGAGTTCCACTGCACACCCGCCCCCATCGCACTGGTATACGCTCCACATTTTAGATTCAAACTTAGGTTGTGGTGGTCTTTAAAACTCTGATATTTTAGTTTCTGGTATGAATTTGCCTGTTTGTATTCCCAAATTCCCAATGCTTTTTAACAGTatcgtgtgtgtttttcaggtgtGCCTTCAGCTGGtgcgccccctgctggcgaTGAGccgcctgctgcagcagcaggtggagcagctggGGGTTCTGTTGGTGAGGAAGGATGCGGAGATCCAGGACTACAGGGAGAACGGAGCCACGCTCAGCAGAggtacgaacacacacacacacgaccgaATATAACACATATAACATGACTTACGAGGAGTAGTAGCACGCTGAGCCTAAAGAACAAAAGGCAGTGCTATTCAGTGTAGATTCAGTAACATTTCCCACAACAAATgtctaaattattttttaagattCTACTAAACACAACTGTGTTCACAGGTGTGACGACCAAATTAGATCtgtattgtttttctgtggCATCGGCCGCTCGTGTGCATTTTATCCACATGTATCTCTTTATTTTCTATTGATAGAAATGCTTTGGCACtgtcgttttaaaaaaaatgaagaaataatgttTAACAATTAAGGTTTAACAGTGGAgaaggtctttttttaaaaacgtgcTTACaatccaaatgtgtgtgtgtgtgtgtgtgtgtgtgtgtgtgtgtgtgtgtgtgtgtgtgtgtgtgtgtgtgtgtgtgtgtgtgtgtgtgtgtgtgtgtgtgtgtgtgtgtgtgtgtgtgtgtgtgtgtgtgtgtgtgtgtgtgtgtgtgtgtgtgtgtttgagcccAGAGCGGTTGCAGACGGATGCTTTTGAGGAGCAAACCTACAGAGAGGACTTCATGGCAAAGGTGAGAGGTCAGCAACACACATACGAACACAGCACAGCCCTCGCAGCCtgttgtttgggtttgtttttatcgtcttctctctctctcctccattcctGATCGTTAACCGTCTGTGGCCAGTGCGGCGAGAACCACATGATAAAACACTGCGGCCGCTGGAGCGCGCGGCTCTCCGTCTGACTGAAACACGAGCCACTTTAGAGTCGCTGCGCGTTACTGTCCGGTCGAGACCAGTGGCTGGtctttctgtatgtgtgtgtgtgtgtgtgtgtgtgcgcgcgtttaCTGTATTGAGGTGTGGAATTTGCCATCTGTGATGTTGACCCCTCCCCTaactcttgtgtgtgtgtgtgtgtgtgtgtgtgtgtgtctgtcggaTTGACTGACTAGGCATTTCAGATCTACCTGTGGAATTTTCAaggtgtgtctgtatgtctggTCCCTCctggtttatttttacatttttatttcctgttcacTCCAGTTTTACGTCGACTTCCGTAATTCTagttaaaattaatattttagctttttttgtattaaacaaGAGCAGTTCAGAATATGGCTCAATCGATTTCATGCATGTCGCGGATGTTTTAAAGGTCGACATCAGAGAACTTGGACGTCGGGAAATTTCCCTTTCCAGGTGACACACTGTAGTTTAATTCACAGTTTGTTTGACTCATCACAGTTGCATCATGTGGTGGTTTCCGGGAAGGAAACCAGCCTGGTTGTTAGTTTCTGTTTGTCTAAAAAGGACAAACCAGGAAAGAATCACATTTTTGGGTCGGTGGAAAGGCTCCAGCTCCAGGTACATGGAGTCATGGAAAATTACATCGGGGTCACAGTGGCGGCTCTGTTTGCAGCTTTTTGGTGATCATACGATGGCTGAGGTTAgttgagggggcgggggggcacaGTCAGagaccacagaagaagaagaagaggatgaagaagaggaacgCCGCAGCGGATCAAAGTCTTCTCTCTCGTGGCAAATTCCTCCGGGCTGCGAGGAGGCCGCCTTCAGACCAAAGTCCAAACTGAAATCAAACGTGTCTGGGAAAAATGTCACCGGGATGCGTCAAACGGAGAATCGCACACACTGGATGGAccgctatgtgtgtgtgtgtgtgtgtgtgtgtgtgtgtgtgtgtgtgtgtgtgtgtgtgtgtgtgtgtgtgcacgtgtgtgtgtcagagaaagaGTGAAGGCGTTTGGCATGAGTGTATTGTCTTTACCTTTCAGGGTAGGGCCTTTGCATACTTTTACCAgcttatgcaaaaaaaaaagcctctggaCATTGCAAACTAagtatctttgggttttgggcttgtcagaaaaaacaaagacgttCACCTTTGActcttttctgtattttctgagATCTTCACATCCAACCCTACgtcagaaaataaatgagccAATTTTTCAAAAGCTGTCGCTCTAAAATTGAGTATATAAAAGTGACTTTCAGAGAGATGAGAGCCACAGGTACAACACAGagtgaattaatttttttagacCACTTCAGGCGCATTCACACGTTCATGCTGCGCTTCTCGACGCAGCACTCAGTCTATCACacctcattcacacactgtcaatgggcaatttggggttcagcGTCTTGCCCAAGAGCTCGCCAGTGGGCGGACTGGAgaaaccatcgaccttctgcCTCCCCTAACGAGTCTGCATGTGACTCCTGTTCTTCTAAAAACCACCCGGCTTCAGTTTCGCCTTCGGTTTTTCCTTCCTTGTACTTGAACTTCTTTGACATTTACTCAGATATTTATGCGCAGAGTGCCAAAAGACAGCAGAGCAGACAAATATCCCCCTCATCACCCCACGGCCACCCCGCGCTTTTGAACATTTCCACAAGAGTGCGTTTGTGCTTGCGCCATTCGTGGCCTTTGTTTCCCACACCAAGGGGAATGAAGGGCAGAGGGACAGTGTAAGAGAGACGATGATGACAGGAGCACGAGCTCTTATTTTCTACTGCAGCTTTCCGTGGAAGCCCCTCCCCACCCGGccccacacaaacacccaaCCCAGCTCAGGTCAACATTTACATGGGTGAAATTAGCCTATATGCTTcccacagatatacacacacacaaacaaacacacacacacagaaaacacacaaccctAACCCACATCAACTTCCCTTTGGACCTaaatttagtgtgtgtgtgtgtgtgtgtgtgtgtgtgtgtgtgtgtgtgtgtgtgtgtgtgtgtgtgtgtgtgtgtgtgtgtgtgtgtgtgtgtgtgtgtgtgtgtgtgtgtgtgtgtgtgtgtgtgtgtgtgtgtgtgtgtgtgtgtgtgtgtgtgtgtggtggcagcAGCTCATGAACAGTCAGACAGGGGAGTGCCTTCTTATCCACACATAGCAAGCTGTGACGCATGCTCTTGGTTTTTCAGAGTTGCCCCTTAGTGTGTGTCAcggaggttgtgtttttgtgcatgtgtgtgtgtgtttgtgcaccacGGTCGGTGACACAGGCTTTGCTCTTTTCGGTGCAGCGTCACAGTTGTCAGCTCACTCTGGATTGAATTGTCACAGCTTGGGACCGTtgcccacttcctgtttcatgagACGGCGGCTTCACAGCTCCACGGCGACCGCGCTGCAATATAACGACATCTGACAATTAGTGGCCACTTCTGACCAGAACACCTCACTTTGAGCTGCACAGACTCACTCACAACGCTGCGGCTTCCAAATTTGGCATTCCATGCTCCAAATGTCATCCTTCTCCGGCCTAAGTTGAAGTTTTATTTcttgctgtgtgttgtgtgtacttgaaactacttaaaaaacaaatgaaaatcattaaGAAACTATTTGGTTCTTCCTCACAGCGTAGAGTTGAgcagttttctgttgttgtgatgatCATGTGCTGTAACGGTTGAAGAACTGATCCTTAAATGTTATATCGCTCTTCCACATGAAGCCAAAGTCAAATCCTAATATCTGCTTGTTCAACCAGAGACTCAAAGTTAAGAGCAGAGCAggaaccatgtttttttttttcttcatccagtGACCACAGCAGCTGATGGAGTCCAAAATACACACTTTGCCTCGAAGCCTCCAACTGGCCATAAATAATGTAGGGACGCTGCAGATATTGATTGGTTTTAATGTCTGCTGAAGGAGAAAATTCCTATAAAACGCAGATTGAAAGTGCATGCagactgatattttttttataatatccGTGTATTATAAACTAATTGGCCAAAAgtattaatataatgtaaaacaaaataaaaggggaATACAATTCAAGCATAACATAGCCaaatttcattcatctgtttgtgATATTGATAGGTGAAACcggcctctttttcttctttcctccctcgctcctcggTAAATCATTGACTCTCATAAACGCGGCGAGCAGCTTCTCGCTCACCTGAGGAATTCAGGGTCTGGGTGGTGGGTAGGCGAGGCTGATACAAGTGAGGGCTACACACACATCCGCACACAAGTGATGGTGAAAATGTCGCCGCCTAATATTCTTGGTCATAAAGAAATTGACCTTGCTAATATATATTTGGAGTTGGTGCTGGTCTGTCGGCAGATAAAATTATGTAGTTTGCGATATGTGATGATTTTAATGTAGTTATTGACATCGGCACACTGGTAACCGCTTCTAGCGTCAACACAGTTTCCGTAAGGAGTAAAAGATGgcgaaacaaaaacatctcCATGCACAAAATCTTCCTCCGCCCCCTCCTGTGCCTTCTGTCAGTTGCACACAGTTTCCACAGGGTTGTCCCCACTACGGGTCTGTAATTAGGCCCTCTGTGGCCTGGCCGCTTCCCCTCTTCAGCTGCACGGCCGCTGGGCCGAGCCCCGAGCCTGGACCGGCCGAGTGCGGCGTCCCGCAGGGACATCAGGGGCCTGCGAGCAACATGCGAGCAGCATGCGCAAAACACTGTAGCGGGAGCAGCACTTGTCGGCACGTGAACTTCCCGCGTGCAATTTGCAAGAACCTCCTTCTggaatagtgttttttttatttgtgacactttcacacactcactgttaCGGCGACATTGTGCAAGTGAGCGGTGTTCCGAGTCAAGCTGTGACAGCTTTAGACTGAATGTGGGCCACAAACAAGCACAAGGCTTTCCTCAGTTGACAGAAGATGAATTTCCAATTCACACCTTAGCAGTTTATTGGTTTTGGCACTCATAagatttctgtttcaacatactgtacactccTGGCTCATTTTTAAGGTCAAGGGTATATTTTGTGTACTGATTATAATCCTTGAAACTCGACCTGTTAATTACCTccgccgaggaggttatgttatCTTAGTTAGCGTGATCGTGCAAAAACGACTCATCCAATGTCCGTGAAattttaagccaaaaagtttaGAGAGGATCCGGATGAACAGGCGAAGCcaggcatttttctttttcactttcttggCGAGATATAGTGTGTTAGCGCCGTCCAAACCTCATCACTTCAGATCCTGTCAACCTCATCGTTCTCATGTTCAACTTCTTCTCCCCCCGTCCTTGAGTAGCTTCACTCTCCATTCCCTTTTTCCAAGGACACGACCTCGAGAGCTCAGGGTTCAAACGGAAAGCAACTCTGGGGCAGATAGCTGAGAACACGAGGCCAACGCCAGAGACAGCAACGAGAAGAAAGCGAGTGAGAGACACTCTGGGACCAGACCCCTTCCTCTGtttagaaaacaacaacaacaacaacaacagcagcagcatgtgtaaAACCAGAGAGATGTTGACCTGCTAATAATAGAGAAACGCCAACATGCTGCCAACTCTGCCCCCTTCCTCTCATCACCTTCACCACACATGATGCTTTACTGTGGGGCAGGAGGTTTGGCCACCAGGtgagccctcctcctcctccctgcctgtttcctctgtgcttAGAGGACTTTGTTCTGCAACAGGAGCAGCGAGGAACTTTCCACAACATTACTCAGCTCGACATGATGGGCGAGAGGTTATTGACCTGTTGTAATCACCTTTTTATTCCTCGTCTTGCATTTCATTTCTggtcaccagcagcagcaaccgaTCAGAACAATCACACCCTGTGACCACTTATATTCCTTTTTATGGTATGGAAGCCTAGTTGTGCagggaaaataatcaaaataaatacaatgttaggcaggatttgttttttatacctAAATTATATCCATAAAAGTCAACATGTGGACCTACGACAGTTGTTGCATTACTATTTCCCACATTTCTTGTCATCAGTGTCCTATTGCTGTCTAATATAGGCAAGTATTGCCCCctcccaaacaaaacaaaaaaaaacgtattagCTAAATTTTGACAAAATGGTGATAAGATAATTTTGattcagtaaaacattttttccaaaacccAATCAGATTTCATGCTGCACTCACAGCCAGTagttttccacaaaaaaattgtttgatttAAGGAAGATTTTATGGATTATAACTAATCACCTATTTGCAAATTTGACCTAGTATCTTATTATTCTGACCTTGTAGCTCACGATTTGACTGAGTAAGTAATTATTTTACCTTACTCTTAAGTAATAAAGAAGTTTTATTATGCAAAGCTATTGATCTATTCTTTTTTTGAGAAGAGGTGGCCTCCataaaggaaggagaaaataaatcaagaaaTGATATTCAAGAAAGTGAATACAATATTTCATATGAAATAAGTGAGcttgttggtgggggggggaataagGATCGACTTTCTGCTGCTTCCTCTACCCTCAGCACATTGGTTTCTCTGTGCCCAAAGCAGAACTAAGCCTCACCAGagcatacatttatttttacgatatttgaacaaacaaataacaaaaataaatcaatgcgAAACCTCCAAACCTGACCAAAGTGTGTTTAGGAGCCCCTCTGCACTGACAGCGAGCGGGAGACCACCAATTTCTCCTGGTCAATATTTGAGGAGCTAATTTGGAGTGTTTGTCTTCTCCATTGgtggaaagaaggaagaaaaaaaaagcggatTTAGTGAATAGCGCGTGTTTTTCTACGGGGCAGCCGTGTGTTCGCATAATGTAGCATGAGTTAACACGCACCCTTATCTGTCAGTCTTGCGttttgacgtgtgtgtgtttgtgtgtgtgtttcagttgttCCTGCACAAAAGTCTACCTGCGGTCAGCTGTGCCAATAATGCTGCTTTGATTAGAGGCTTATCGCAGCCCCAGCACGCCCTGCATCACACCTCAGACATGTGATTCCCATCGCAAGGCCGTAAAACAAACATGCCCTAAAGGCACCGAGCtgcgccaaaaaaaaagggaacttcaaataatgttttttacttCAAGCGtatgattatttcttttcatggaTTCATGGATTTATTGGCTTCACAGAACGAGGGCTTAAAATAAAGGtccaagtgattttttttttataagacaTATGGTTTCATATGCTTTACGACAAGAAAACTGAGCGTATGTAAGAAGAATGTTGAACATTCCAAAGATCAACTAAAATCTCAAATGGAAATGCATTCAGTTATGGAAATGGTGCAGAATTTCATCACATAAGCTCTTAAAATAGAAACCGATGTTT
Encoded proteins:
- the nhej1 gene encoding non-homologous end-joining factor 1 isoform X2; this encodes MTSVWEERMNSDAIQRRSQDLNRRLRAPVKAFFSHLCEVVRPRLSGSGEGADGEAQISLTRKEDGNIGMKLKSELAGLPFYWEFHCTPAPIALVCLQLVRPLLAMSRLLQQQVEQLGVLLVRKDAEIQDYRENGATLSRERLQTDAFEEQTYREDFMAKTLPLVCSEQQQQGALGFGDDLQHLYASVVAHRGTHAQKRKLSEERSAEEEEPDLRPSLGVGSVSGETAHRDREQNRNGQADATGAKMADRAAIQQSLPVTSEQPAPRPSSKTKKKKVIGLFR
- the nhej1 gene encoding non-homologous end-joining factor 1 isoform X1: MELSGAPADVLLQRPWLPVSISGFQLLAKIWFGDSAYHILLTDMTSVWEERMNSDAIQRRSQDLNRRLRAPVKAFFSHLCEVVRPRLSGSGEGADGEAQISLTRKEDGNIGMKLKSELAGLPFYWEFHCTPAPIALVCLQLVRPLLAMSRLLQQQVEQLGVLLVRKDAEIQDYRENGATLSRERLQTDAFEEQTYREDFMAKTLPLVCSEQQQQGALGFGDDLQHLYASVVAHRGTHAQKRKLSEERSAEEEEPDLRPSLGVGSVSGETAHRDREQNRNGQADATGAKMADRAAIQQSLPVTSEQPAPRPSSKTKKKKVIGLFR